The Oncorhynchus nerka isolate Pitt River linkage group LG3, Oner_Uvic_2.0, whole genome shotgun sequence genome includes the window GGATGGAAAAGAACCCCAGGCACACATTAACattcctctctcactgctgcagcTGTACTTACTGGATGGAAAAGAACCCCAGGCACACATTAAAattcctctctcactgctgctgctgtacttACTGGATGGAAAAGAACCCCAGGCACACATTAAAattcctctctcactgctgcagcTGTACTTACTGGATGGAAAAGAACCCCAGGCACACATTAACattcctctctcactgctgcagcTGTACTTACTGGATGGAAAAGAACCCCAGGCACACATTAACATTCCTCTCTCGCTGCTGCTGCTATACTTACTGGATGGAAAAGGACCCCAGGCACACATTAACattcctctctcactgctgctgtactTACTGGATGGAAAAGAACCCCAGGCACACATTAACattcctctctcactgctgctgtactTACTGGATGGAAAAGAACCCCAGGCACACATTAACATTCCTCTCTCGCTGCTGCTGTACTTACTGGATGGAAAAGAACCCCAGGCACACATTAACATTCCTCTCTCGCTGCTGCAGCTGTACTCACTGGATGGAAAATAACCCATTAACATTAACACACATTAACattcctctctcactgctgctgctgtacttACTGGATGGAAAAGAACCCCAGGCACACAATAACattcctctctcactgctgctgtactTACTGGATGGGAAAGAACCCCAGGCACACATTAACATTTCTCTCTCACTGCTGCAGCTGTACTTACTGGATGGAAAAGAACCCCAGGCACACATTAACattcctctctcactgctgcagcTGTACTCACTGGATGGAAAAGAACCCCAGGCACACATTAACattcctctctcactgctgcagcTGTACTCACTGGATGGAAAAGAACCCATTAACATTAACACACATTAACattcctctctcactgctgctgctgtactcACTGGATGGAAAAGAACCCCAGGCACACATTAACattcctctctcactgctgctgctgtacttACTGGATGGAAAAGAACCCCAGGCACACATTAACattcctctctcactgctgcagcTGTACTCACTGGATGGAAAAGAACCCCAGGCACACATTAACATTCCACTCTCGCTGCTGCAGCTGTACTTACTGGATGGAAAAGAACCCCAGGCACACATTAACattcctctctcactgctgctgctgtactcACTGGATGGAAAAGAACCCCAGGCACACATTAACAttaacactcgcattaacatctgctaaccatgtgtatgtgacaaatacaatttgatttgatttgatttactggaTGGAAAAGAACCCATTAACATTAACACACATTAACattcctctctcactgctgctgctgtacttACTGGATGGAAAAGAACCCATTAACATTCCATTAGAAGAAAAAACACTACTTCAGTCAGGCCTGTTTCTGTGGGTTGGATTTTGGGATAAACGACATTAAGCCACTACGGGCCAGTTTCCGATCGGAACGTTTGGCTCGCGGCCCCAACTGCGCCCctgtatctgtgtgtttgtggtgtgtgttgcCATTAGACGGGTCAGAACGCGAGAGCGAAGGGGACACCATGGCTTCTCAGCGGCTTTATCTGAGGTTGGTAGGGCTCACCGCTCTGCTCACATTGCTGGCTCTCGCAGGTGAGgtaactctcgctttctcttcctgtctacctctctctagctcctttctTTCAACAAtcttcctgtctacctctctctctagctcctttctTTCAACAAtcttcctgtctacctctctctctagctcctttctTTCAACaatctttctgtctccatctcctcccatctATCACTCTGTCCCACCAAACCTCCTACTATGCTAGATAATTTGATTTCACCCATATGGAACCAAACTTAGATTAACAAAGCTTCTGAAGCACTGAATTGTTTATTCATATAGTTATTTAAAAACTTCAAGTTTGAAGGTTGATGGTATGTTTTATGAAGTTTTATTGGGTATTTGAATTATCTAAGGTGAGTTATTTTTGCATAATGCATGAATGCGTAACACATTTATTTCTCTTGTGTGGTTGTGGAATCTAGCTTGAAATAAATACTTATCCATGTTACTATACTAGAACTAGTTGGTATTGTTAAATCTCATGGCTTCTGGGGGGGCAAAGGGCAacagtctggtttcagtcacTAATAGTGTAGGACTGCCAGTGGAGTTGGGAGGAGTGAGGAATTCATCCCGAGTTCAGGTCTGATGAAGTGAGAAGGAACATTCCTATGACACACATATAGGAGGCAGAACCATGACTACACCAACGAGAGGAACCAATTAATTTCCTGACTTAGCCAATCCATCTCTGCTGCTGTCTAGATGTGCAAGGATTTGACTCCTCCTAGTAGGAGGGTATAAATATAGGTGCTTGTGTAAACATTTCTTTGTCTTTGCAGCTGTTTGACCCAGTGGGGAATAAActttcctgctgaaaggtgaatttgtctcccagtgtctgttggaaagcagactgaaccaggtcttCCTCtacgattttgcctgtgcttggctctattccatttattttttatcttaaacaaactccctagtccttgccgatgaggagcatactcataacatgatgcagccaccgccatgcttgaacatatgaagagtggtactcagtaacatgctgtgttggatttgccccaaacataatgctttgtattcaggataaaaagtgtaattctttgcagtattacttcaatgtcttgttgcaaacaggatgcatgtttttgaatatttttattctgtacagacttccttcttttcactctgtcatttaggttagtatcgtggagtaactacaatgttgatccatcctcaattttctcctatcacagccatcgaactctgtaactgttttaaaatcaacaTTGGCCTCGTGGTGAAATCCCAGAGCAGTTTCCTTCCCCTCCCGGAACTGAGTTAGGATATACGCCTGtattttgtagtgactgggtgtattgatacaccatccaaagcgtaattgataacttcaccatgctcaaagggatattcagtgtctgcttttttttgTTATCTAATAGGTGCTCTTCTTTGCGAGGtattgaaaacctccctggtcttcattcacagctcgactgagggaccttacagataattatatgtgtggtGTACTGAGATGGgatagtcatttaaaaatcatgttaaccacaattattgcacacagtgagtccatgcaacttctgtgacttgttaagcacatttttactcctgactGTATTTAGGCTtggcataacaaaggggttgaatacttattgactcaagtcaGTTCAGCTttgcattttgtatttatttctaAAAATTCTTAAAACTAAATTCCACTTTAGCATTGTGGGAccttgtgtgtagatcagtggaacaaagtctaaatgtaatccattttaaattcaggctgtaacacaacaacatatggaaaaagtcagtgtgtgaatactttctgaagacactgtatattcTAAAACAGGAGACAAGTGACACTTAAGTGACACTTAATGTGTCACTGAAAACTAGCTGGCCATGGAAATTCCATGAATCCCTTTCACCTCAAAAGGCTTTTCTAGCTGTCTCTTTCCCACCATTTTAATGAGCGAGACGGGTTGCCTAGACAGGGAagaagagaaaaagagggagagcgaggtagGGAAAGAAAGCAGACCAGGCATATCTCTCAGTGGAAAGTCTCATTCATCATTCATGTAAATGTGAGGCAGCAAATAGCAAACACCCCGCCTCCTCTCTAGACAGAGTACTACTGTCGGCAGATTTAAAAAAGTTTAGTGGGGAAATTGCTGATTTGCAACTTAGACTCCTGCAAACCATTTCCTATAACCTCATCCATGTGCTCCACTTctggctgtttgtgtgtgtgtgtgtgtgtgctaagccTCTACTGAATGAGCTGGGATTTATCACACCACAATCTAACTTTATAATCACAATGGACTTACACTACAGTAGTCTCCATTCCTTGCTAAAGGGATTCTAGGCTAAACATTAACCCACATTAACCCCACTAAGTGTTCTATTGACTCTCTTTATCAGATGTTTCCAGTGAGAGCAGCCTTCACAAGATCCTGAAGAAAAGAGATGGTAATATTCACAGATAGTTTTTACATACGCACATTTAACACTGCACCTACTTTACATTCTACTGCCATTACaagtctcctctctgcctccccccaGTGGTGGGTGACGGTAGCGCTTCACCTAAGTACAGGGTGGCTGTTGCTCCCGCCAAGGCCAAAGAGTTCCTGGCCAAGCTACGGCGGCCCAAGAGGAACATTTGGGACCGCAGCAGGCCAGATGTGCAGCAGTGGATCATGCAGTTCATGTACATGGGCTTCGACGAGACGGTGAGCGGGCCAAGAGGGttgaataataaataataataataatttggcaGGTGCTTACATTTgccctatttcacacatgtacaggTGTGTACTTGTGTGAAATGGGAATGTTTTTTTTGCATATTCCAACCCCCTGAAACAGCGAAGAGAGGGGTCACGGAATGGGGTAAGGCCTTGAGTTTAATCTGACACTGTGACCTAACCCTACTATGGGCCATTATCATAGTATTGCATATGTTATATGATTAGGTCACAAGATTGTAAAAACTCCTGGCCCCAGATATGGGATAGGGTAAACAGTACTACGCTCCGTAGAAGAATAGGCCTATGAGAAACAGTCCACTGCACAACACACTAGTAGTCACCCACAGCTACATGGGGGAGAACAGACATTATACAAAGCACTAAGATCTAAAGTAACTGTGTGAGAAAaacccatattatggcaaaatgCCAGTGTACTAAGTCGAATCAAATCTATTCATCTTATACACAGTTTACCACTGGTAATAAAGGCCCAGCGAAATGCATACGTGCCTACGCCCGCAACAATGCAGTATATTAATCAATGACAAGTAGTAGAAGAGGTAGCttagtaataatggactgtacttacacacacaggcaaCAGTgctgttcaattgtattctaTTGATTCTactaccgtgtgtgtgtgggtgtgagcaAGAGGGTTGGATGTGTGGTTAGTCAGTGCAAATCATTTCTAAGGTGCAAATTGTCTCTAAGGTACAGGTCTGTGCAGTAAAGCCATACTGCCCAGTC containing:
- the ecrg4a gene encoding augurin-A; protein product: MASQRLYLRLVGLTALLTLLALADVSSESSLHKILKKRDVVGDGSASPKYRVAVAPAKAKEFLAKLRRPKRNIWDRSRPDVQQWIMQFMYMGFDETRLEADLSYWMDHARSSDQGRQHHYDENSPIGPRDRGAHRHGADVNYDYY